AAAGGCTCGCAGGCAACGAGCCAGATCCTCAAAGGCAACAGGATGCTTAGCCATCCGGTTCAGGCTCGGCTGATCCGCCAGCTGCTGCGCTGGCCAGGCCGCTGCATGCGGGAAAACTGCAGGCCCAGCCGAATGAAGCCAATCGAGCCATCCTCTAAAGGCTGAGCTGCGGGCAAGCGACGCACCTCCAATAGATCGCACAACGGGCGACTATCGAGCTCGATGCCGCTGCGCATCAGCGTCTCCAGAATCTCCAGGCGCTCGCGCAACAACCGCAGCTGGGCATAGCGGGCCGCCTCACCCCAGCTATCCACCATCGGAACCGGCAGAGCCTCCTGGCCGGGTTCATCAAAAACCAACTCCGCTGTGATCGGCTCCAGCGGCGCACCGGAGCCCACATGCGCCGCCAGCTGTTCGGCCTGATCAACGCTGAGCAGCGTGCGCATGCCACGCCGGACTGGCTGGATCCCAAGCCGGCGCAGCAGCAAGAGCAGATCAACGCGGCTGATTCCCAGCTCCTGCTCAAGCTGGGAGAGGGGAACCAGGTCAGGCTGGGCCACAACGGATCACAGGATGCGGGCGCATTGTGACCGGATCAGCCCAAATCCGCCGCAACAGAGATCACGTTGGGCCGCTTGGGCCCTGTGGTGATCAGGTTTTGGGCACAAACAACTGTGACAGGAAAATCAGAATCCCGGCACCGGCGAGCGCAGGAAGAATCACCGGCAGGCCCTTGGGGGCTACGGCTGAGGCAAACAGCAGGGCATGCATGACCTGTGCATCAGAGGCGACCTGTTGTTAGCACCGCTTCAGGGGTGCGGCAGCCGGTGCGCAACCTCTCGCAAACTGAACCCGCCGCCTTAATCGCACGCGATAGGCCACATGACTGGGCCCGTAGTGCCCCATCAACGCATCGCGGGCTTCGTGCTGGAGATCCTCGAGGTTGGTGGCCTGGATCTGCAGGTGCTGGGCGCGAGCGGTGGCCACCAGCTGGCCCGGCTGATCACGGATCAGCTCAAACACCACGTCTTGCATCTCAACTCCCGCGTCCTGAAACCAGCCTGGCTGGGATGCAGGCCCGTGGCGGGTGCCGCAGACGACGGAAAACCGTTCTCCCTGGGCTTGTAACAGTCGCCCCGAAACAGGCGAACATCCGCCACTCGAGGGTGAAACTGCCAGAAGTAGTGGTCGTGATGATGAGTCAAACCAGTGATGGAAGCCGTCCCGAAGGGCTCAAGATCCTGGTTGCCGACGATGAGGCCAACATCCGCCGCATCCTCGAAACCCGCCTGACGATGCAGGGCCACGAGGTGCTGATGGCCAGCAATGGCGCCGAAGCGCTCGAGCTGTTCCGCGGCTCCGAGCCCGACCTGGTGGTGCTCGACGTGATGATGCCGGAACTGGACGGCTTCGCCGTGGTGGAGCGGATCCGGGCCCAATCGGAGGTGCCGATCATCCTGCTCACCGCCCTGGGCGATGTGGCCGATCGAATCACCGGGCTGCAGCTGGGCGCCGACGATTACATGGTGAAGCCCTTCAGCCCGAAGGAACTGGAGGCCCGGATTCGCTGCGTGATGCGCCGCGCCAGCACCAGCCAAGCCGGCGGTGGCAGCGGTGGTGGTTCAGCCGCCAATGTGGTGGTGGTGGGTGATCTGAGTGTGGATTTCAACCGCCGTCAGGCCTTCCGCGCCGAGGAACGCATCCGCCTCACCGGCATGGAATTCAACCTGCTGGAGCTGTTAATCAGCCGCTCCGGCGAGCCAATCAGCCGTCTCGACATGCTCGAGAAGGTGTGGGGCTACAAGCCAGAGCGCTCCTCCGACAGCCGGGTGGTGGATGTGCACATCTCACGGCTGCGGGCCAAGCTGGAACACGATCCCGAAAACCCTGAGCTGATCCTCACCGCCCGGGGAATGGGATACATGTTCCAGCGCATTGCCCAGGCGGTGAAGGTGGGCTGAGGAGCGGCGCTCCTCAGAACCACTCGGCCACGGCGTCTTCGCGGGTGTTCACACGCGCTTCGGGGGTGCGGCGCTCAAACTCGAGGCGAATCGAACGCTCCTGCTCGCCATCGGCAGCAACCGCACGGATCGGATAGAGCTGCTGGCCATCGCGGAACGGCACGTGCACCCGGAAAGTGCCGTCAGCCGACAGCGCCACCTGCTGATCACCGATGAACAGGCTGGCGCTGGGGTCGGTGGCGCCATACACAATCAATTCCGCGTCGGCAACGAGCCAGAAGGAGCGCTGACGCACCAGGCCACTGCCGGATTCACTGCGGCCGCTGGCCCACACGCCGGCGCCCGAGTCGTTGAGGAGGCCCTGCTGGCCAGCATCGCCTTCATGCAGCACCTCGGAACCCACCCGGCGGCTGCGCAGCCCTGCCGCCGTGGCGATCTGATACACCTGCTCGTGCTGCACGCCGCCCCCACCGCCTTGCTCCGGCATGGCGAACTGCTGGGGTTGGTCGAGGCTGAAGGGCACAAACGCATCGGCCACCCGCTGGCTCGGCTCGAGGGCCGGCACCTGAGCCACGGCTGAAAACGCCAGGGAATACCAACCACCATTGCGGAGGCGGAAGCCGAGCTCCACCCGGTAGTCGCGCCCATCCACGGGCACCGGCAGGAACCACTCGCTGGCGTGGTTGTCCACCACCAACTCCTGGAGCGCATGGGGGTGGGATTGATCCGCGGCCAAGCCAGTCACATCGGCCACCCGCAGACACAGGCTGGTGGCACCGGCCTGACGGGCCTTCTCGCGGTCGCTGTCGCTAATCGCCCAGAAGCAGTAAGCCCACTGGGGATCGCGGGGCAGAAACACCACGTGGGTGTTCACAGGAGCCGGTGCGGGCGCCATGGCGGGCACTGGCGAGGTTGAGGCAGGCGCAACAGACTTCGTTGTGCTCGAGCGCAGGGCTGAGGGGACCAACTTCTTCAGCCAGCTCAGCGGTCGCTTGGCCTCGGTCATCCCGTTGCTCCATTTACATCGCTCAATCGTCGCCGGATCCCCGGGTCGGGGAGCGCCCGTGTCAGCACATGCCTACGAGCGGTACGGTTGCCGAACGATGGAGGCAACAGATGAAGCTGAAGCGGTCTTGGCTGGCAGGCCTGATCAGCTTCCTGGCCGTTGGGATCTTCAGCCTCACCACGCTGGGGGTGAACGACGAGCCAGCCCCAACCCTTAAACCGGCCCCTGCCGTGAGCCCGGCTCGACAGATCGAGACGGGCATGCACATCAAAAATATCTACAACCTGTCGCTGAAAGATAAAACGTTCAATGCAGAAGGATGGTTCTGGCTGAAATGGCCAGAATCCGTGCAGACGATCATCGAAACCAACCAGATCCCCATCACCGAATTGGTGGAGCTCGTGAATCAGGTGGAGGGCTTCGACTCACAAATTGAGCCCGACAGCAGCGAGCCTGAGCGGCTACCCGGCAATCGCTACCTTCAGGCCTTCAAATTCTCCAGCAAGTTTTACGACGACCAACAGAACCTGCGCGACTTCCCCTTCGAATCCCTGGAGCTGCCCATCTCAGTGGAAACACGTCCCTCGGTGTTTTCGATGGGATCGGAGGGAATCATCCTGGTTCCCAATCCCGATCTCAACGAAATCAAAGGCGATTCGATCAACCTGAATGGCTACAGCACGGAGGCAAGCCGTGTTTCCAGTGGGATTCACACCTACACCACCAGCTTCGGCGAAGAAGGTGTTGCCAATGCCGGCGACTACAGCATGGCAACCTTTGAAATCACCTATCGCACCAACGGCTGGGCGGCCTTTTATCGGTTTGTGCTGCCCTGGATGGCCGTGATGGTGATCCTGCTGCTGGCACCCAATCTTGAAGGCGATCTCAACGACCTTCGCCTCGCGATTCCCTCAACCGCACTGCTCACGTTGGTGTTCCTGCAGGAGGGCGCCCATGCGGAACTTCCTGCGCTCGACTACCTCACTTTTCTCGACAAGCTCTATTTGTTTGGCTACCTGATGGCCACGGCTGAATTCTGGCTGTTCGTGTGGAGCACCAACCTGATCAGCCGCGCCCAAGAAAGCGATCATGCCGCCGTGATGCAACGCATCAATCGCGTTGACCTCACTTACCAGATCACGACCATCGCCGGCGCCGTCTGCCTGCTGATCCTGGGGCGACTGGGCAGCGGCGGCTAACTCAGCACCTCAACTCCGCGCTTCACTCCTCCAGCAACTGCTTGCGGGCGTCGGCCAAGGCATGTCGTGCGTCGTCACTCACCGTTGGATAGGCGAGGTTGAGGGATTCAAGCGCGTCAATCACAGCATCGGCCACCACTTGGCGGGTGAACCACTTGTGGTCGGCGGGCACCACATACCAAGGGGCCTGTTCCGTG
This genomic stretch from Synechococcus sp. HK05 harbors:
- a CDS encoding DUF4912 domain-containing protein, coding for MAPAPAPVNTHVVFLPRDPQWAYCFWAISDSDREKARQAGATSLCLRVADVTGLAADQSHPHALQELVVDNHASEWFLPVPVDGRDYRVELGFRLRNGGWYSLAFSAVAQVPALEPSQRVADAFVPFSLDQPQQFAMPEQGGGGGVQHEQVYQIATAAGLRSRRVGSEVLHEGDAGQQGLLNDSGAGVWASGRSESGSGLVRQRSFWLVADAELIVYGATDPSASLFIGDQQVALSADGTFRVHVPFRDGQQLYPIRAVAADGEQERSIRLEFERRTPEARVNTREDAVAEWF
- the rpaB gene encoding response regulator transcription factor RpaB; translation: MSQTSDGSRPEGLKILVADDEANIRRILETRLTMQGHEVLMASNGAEALELFRGSEPDLVVLDVMMPELDGFAVVERIRAQSEVPIILLTALGDVADRITGLQLGADDYMVKPFSPKELEARIRCVMRRASTSQAGGGSGGGSAANVVVVGDLSVDFNRRQAFRAEERIRLTGMEFNLLELLISRSGEPISRLDMLEKVWGYKPERSSDSRVVDVHISRLRAKLEHDPENPELILTARGMGYMFQRIAQAVKVG